The following are encoded together in the Deltaproteobacteria bacterium genome:
- a CDS encoding PepSY domain-containing protein: protein MVLVLAFSSTAIAASPESISVEEAQPASESVAGAKNALLATDPETNVVWGRYSGHPKIVSGFTPVETDGDFDGAVRQFLNEHAGLWGFDDARKGADEVDAAIGAGEIVYDCRRDEVGVLEGLTENEKIEPVCAEITIVTYPQFVRGLRFRSGNLAAIFDSKDRLMALRGEFLGRTEVPAVPWVDEEQALAVVEDRIDVEGTEATVLSTDLGYAFFDEILPVWRIDAVGGSQGRDVSYFVNAETGDLIGERNNVDGYIDDTYDAIAQGYSLDNEAAHVCNEPGLRQRWVDTSYRSSSTQFAFNPDVHVYDLQSSTLYYTTPDDQVFEYTPRGSNSGTIIKMFNYKCVLDYIGDGCRNSVNSVIGKNDINTWTVFHHMLYVINYFRSLGFTEEVQDSGDYPDGHNLNVIVNRNYEWKTDELCGEAPRSCFRERGFPNTSSSIYDDLWPVFSVDRYVGWLWKPTIVLWGNEVYESKSGTHGLHRTVRHGDMYHEFIHYIEKLHFADDYWGGNYNKTTSFLSEESKAYKEGFAMYFGASLGGESESNFYMSQRRCRSDSTFHWSASPHQGIADANMQYSESAQCCGGEYALGRVLDQILWDLEEGIGTGVDELGKSYVHRLAYLTIAEVWHALVPAQTMYDLYLQMDEVAHYDLAGECPVGADCRGSIEAAFNRHGVCTNPPCLYLELNEISGISGDGVNEGCLDLTCFSGAPYDPTSQDTLEETDCEARYCHTPRPDSPYNEECDGFSGERRDVICCETVCVDPQVDSCNGALTPTQCEALCANDLWRWEYRDCLTDNARFNGSNCSACEVYK, encoded by the coding sequence TTGGTTCTCGTTCTTGCGTTCAGTTCAACAGCAATCGCCGCATCTCCGGAATCGATCTCCGTCGAAGAGGCTCAACCGGCCAGCGAGTCGGTAGCCGGCGCGAAAAACGCGCTTCTCGCGACCGATCCCGAGACGAATGTTGTGTGGGGTCGGTATTCCGGCCATCCGAAGATCGTCTCCGGCTTCACCCCCGTCGAGACCGACGGCGATTTTGACGGAGCGGTTCGACAATTTCTGAACGAGCATGCAGGTCTCTGGGGATTCGACGACGCGCGCAAAGGCGCGGATGAAGTGGATGCGGCTATAGGAGCCGGGGAGATCGTTTACGACTGCCGACGCGACGAGGTCGGCGTCCTCGAAGGACTGACCGAGAACGAGAAGATCGAACCGGTCTGTGCCGAGATCACGATCGTGACCTACCCGCAGTTCGTTCGCGGGCTGCGGTTCCGGAGCGGCAACCTCGCTGCCATCTTCGACTCGAAGGACCGCCTGATGGCGCTGCGTGGGGAGTTTCTCGGTCGGACCGAGGTCCCTGCGGTTCCTTGGGTGGATGAAGAGCAGGCTCTTGCGGTTGTCGAGGATCGGATCGATGTCGAGGGTACCGAAGCAACCGTTCTTTCGACCGATCTTGGTTACGCGTTCTTTGACGAGATCTTGCCGGTCTGGCGGATCGACGCTGTGGGGGGTTCGCAGGGACGCGATGTTTCCTACTTCGTGAACGCCGAAACCGGAGACCTGATCGGCGAGCGAAACAATGTCGACGGTTATATTGACGACACGTACGACGCCATCGCGCAAGGGTACAGCCTCGACAACGAGGCGGCGCACGTTTGCAACGAACCCGGTCTGCGGCAGCGCTGGGTGGATACAAGCTATCGATCCAGCTCCACTCAGTTTGCTTTTAACCCGGACGTTCACGTATACGATTTGCAATCCAGCACTTTGTATTACACTACACCAGACGATCAAGTGTTTGAATATACACCTAGAGGATCGAACAGCGGAACGATAATAAAAATGTTTAATTACAAATGTGTCTTAGATTATATTGGCGACGGTTGCAGGAACAGCGTAAATAGTGTTATTGGCAAAAACGATATCAACACGTGGACAGTTTTTCATCACATGCTCTATGTGATAAACTATTTTCGCTCCCTTGGGTTCACCGAAGAGGTCCAAGATAGCGGAGATTATCCGGATGGGCACAACCTGAATGTGATCGTCAACCGCAATTACGAGTGGAAAACTGACGAGCTTTGCGGGGAAGCGCCGAGATCGTGCTTTCGGGAGCGTGGATTCCCGAACACGTCAAGTTCTATTTATGATGATCTTTGGCCTGTGTTCTCCGTCGACCGTTACGTGGGCTGGCTTTGGAAGCCGACGATCGTCTTGTGGGGAAATGAAGTATATGAATCGAAGTCCGGCACTCACGGTCTGCATCGAACGGTTCGACACGGGGACATGTATCACGAATTTATTCACTACATTGAAAAATTGCATTTCGCTGATGACTATTGGGGAGGAAATTATAACAAAACGACGAGCTTCCTCTCGGAAGAGTCGAAGGCGTACAAAGAAGGTTTCGCCATGTACTTCGGAGCCTCGCTGGGCGGCGAGTCGGAATCGAATTTCTATATGTCCCAGCGCAGATGTCGCAGTGATTCGACGTTTCATTGGTCGGCGAGCCCCCATCAAGGAATTGCGGACGCGAACATGCAGTATTCCGAGTCTGCCCAGTGCTGCGGTGGTGAGTACGCATTGGGTCGGGTACTGGATCAGATACTGTGGGATTTGGAAGAAGGGATCGGAACGGGTGTCGATGAACTCGGAAAAAGCTACGTCCATCGGCTCGCGTACTTGACCATTGCCGAAGTATGGCATGCCCTCGTTCCGGCGCAGACGATGTACGATTTGTATCTGCAAATGGACGAAGTAGCGCATTACGACCTCGCGGGGGAGTGCCCCGTCGGTGCCGACTGCCGAGGATCGATCGAGGCGGCGTTCAATCGACATGGAGTCTGCACGAACCCGCCATGCCTCTATCTCGAACTGAACGAGATCTCGGGGATTTCCGGCGACGGCGTCAACGAAGGATGCCTGGACCTGACCTGTTTCTCCGGCGCACCCTACGATCCGACTAGCCAAGATACATTGGAAGAAACAGACTGCGAGGCCCGATACTGCCACACCCCGAGACCGGACTCACCGTACAACGAAGAATGCGATGGATTTAGCGGGGAGCGACGTGATGTCATCTGCTGTGAAACGGTCTGCGTTGACCCACAAGTCGACTCCTGCAACGGCGCGTTGACACCGACGCAGTGCGAAGCGCTCTGCGCGAACGATCTGTGGAGATGGGAGTATCGCGACTGTCTGACGGACAATGCGCGATTCAATGGGAGCAATTGCAGTGCTTGCGAGGTGTACAAATGA
- a CDS encoding cobalamin-dependent protein (Presence of a B(12) (cobalamin)-binding domain implies dependence on cobalamin itself, in one of its several forms, or in some unusual lineages, dependence on a cobalamin-like analog.): protein MTHIDESRVLPYGDKADDGAVQLSFTLPIPCDARAPHAAMALASKMGLREASVVHAADLGGYTFFIVYAQSPHAVDVTTLDVPTVNVEVWDRETIDRLIAERLGRPLVMVGACIGEDAHTVGIDAIMNMKGFAGHYGLERYRQIEATNLGAQVAPERLLDEAVRRGADAILASQIVTGNDLHRLNLTRLVELAEAAGLRERFLLICGGPRIDHMLALELGFDAGFGRGTYAEHVASFVLQHLLKRAGTSPAPAA from the coding sequence ATGACACACATCGACGAATCGCGGGTTTTGCCTTACGGCGACAAGGCCGACGACGGGGCCGTGCAGCTTTCGTTCACGCTGCCGATCCCCTGCGACGCCCGCGCCCCGCACGCAGCCATGGCCCTCGCCTCGAAGATGGGCCTTCGCGAGGCGTCCGTCGTTCATGCGGCGGACCTCGGCGGCTATACATTTTTCATCGTCTACGCCCAGAGCCCGCACGCGGTGGACGTGACAACGCTGGACGTTCCGACGGTGAATGTCGAGGTTTGGGACCGCGAGACAATCGACCGGCTGATCGCCGAACGACTCGGCAGGCCGCTCGTGATGGTCGGCGCGTGCATCGGCGAAGACGCGCACACCGTGGGGATCGACGCGATCATGAACATGAAGGGATTCGCGGGCCACTACGGGCTGGAACGCTACCGCCAGATCGAGGCGACGAATCTCGGCGCGCAGGTCGCGCCGGAGCGGCTGCTCGACGAGGCGGTGCGGCGCGGGGCCGACGCGATCCTCGCTAGCCAGATCGTCACCGGAAACGACCTGCACCGGCTGAACCTGACGCGACTGGTGGAATTGGCCGAAGCGGCGGGGCTGCGCGAGCGGTTCCTGCTGATTTGCGGCGGACCGCGCATCGACCACATGCTCGCACTCGAACTGGGTTTCGACGCCGGGTTCGGGCGCGGCACCTACGCCGAACACGTCGCGTCGTTCGTATTGCAGCATCTGCTGAAGCGCGCGGGGACGTCGCCGGCTCCCGCCGCCTGA
- a CDS encoding aminotransferase class III-fold pyridoxal phosphate-dependent enzyme, translating into MSTRLPLTNSMRMYEDAKRLIPGGMMGIRRPYNFVPGEYPIFLARGQGGRVTDVDGNEYVDFLCAYGPIILGYREAEVDDAAIDHIRENGFCFSLVHETQNTLIETLRRVIPCCEMGFTVKTGSDATTAAIRVARGFTGKLKILRCGYHGWHDWCVEVHGGVPQKLYEDTHEFAYNRLDELDDLLKRHAGQVAAIIVTPVGHPLAHPVEAPAPGFLEGVRELANRHECVLIFDEIRSGFRVAMGGAQERYGVTPDLATFGKAMANGWPIAAVVGRADVMRVVEKEVFVSSTYFPNSSDIVAALKTIEILERDRVLDAIWSRGEAFLARLRAAVEASGVDAHVSGVPPMPFITFPTKPDGTHKDQRTRFYTEVIRRGVFLQPYHHGYICWRHTQADLDQAVGAVEEALAELRRNS; encoded by the coding sequence ATGTCGACGCGTTTGCCCCTGACCAACTCGATGCGCATGTACGAAGACGCGAAGCGCCTGATTCCCGGCGGCATGATGGGCATCCGCCGCCCGTACAACTTTGTGCCCGGTGAATACCCAATTTTCCTCGCGAGGGGGCAGGGCGGGCGCGTCACCGACGTCGACGGCAACGAGTATGTCGATTTCCTGTGCGCCTACGGGCCGATTATCCTCGGCTACCGCGAGGCCGAGGTGGACGACGCCGCGATCGACCATATCCGCGAAAACGGCTTCTGCTTTTCGCTTGTCCACGAGACGCAGAATACCCTGATCGAAACGCTGCGCCGCGTGATTCCATGTTGCGAGATGGGGTTCACGGTCAAAACGGGCTCCGACGCCACCACCGCAGCAATCCGCGTGGCGCGCGGATTTACCGGCAAGCTCAAGATCCTGCGTTGCGGGTATCACGGCTGGCACGACTGGTGCGTCGAGGTGCACGGCGGAGTGCCGCAAAAGCTCTACGAGGACACGCACGAGTTTGCCTACAACCGGCTCGACGAACTCGACGACCTGCTGAAGCGTCACGCGGGACAGGTCGCCGCGATCATCGTGACCCCGGTGGGGCACCCGCTCGCGCATCCGGTCGAAGCCCCCGCTCCGGGTTTTCTGGAGGGCGTGCGGGAACTGGCCAATCGCCACGAATGCGTGCTGATTTTCGACGAGATCCGCAGCGGATTCCGCGTGGCGATGGGCGGCGCGCAGGAGCGCTACGGCGTGACGCCGGACCTCGCCACCTTCGGCAAGGCGATGGCGAACGGCTGGCCAATCGCCGCGGTGGTGGGTCGCGCGGACGTCATGAGAGTCGTCGAGAAAGAGGTCTTCGTCTCGTCCACCTACTTCCCGAACAGCTCGGACATCGTGGCCGCGCTCAAAACGATCGAGATTCTGGAACGCGACCGCGTACTCGACGCGATCTGGTCGCGCGGCGAGGCGTTTTTGGCGCGGTTGCGCGCGGCGGTGGAGGCTTCGGGAGTGGATGCGCACGTGTCGGGCGTGCCGCCGATGCCGTTCATCACGTTCCCGACGAAACCCGACGGAACGCACAAGGATCAGCGCACGCGCTTTTACACCGAGGTCATCCGGCGGGGGGTCTTCCTGCAACCCTACCATCACGGGTACATTTGCTGGCGGCACACGCAGGCGGATCTGGATCAGGCGGTCGGCGCCGTGGAAGAGGCACTGGCCGAACTGCGGAGGAATTCTTGA
- a CDS encoding class I SAM-dependent RNA methyltransferase — protein MSKSKKPTPAVRPGDRIAVRFDAVAHTGAAKGTPTDSALVGLVVFCPGMAPGDEADVVVVSADGRYIVATPDADAPRRGDSPLRVEASCPVASRCGGCDFQHIDIAAQRGFKREFVEYRLKRSVAALPEIADCVASPVALDYRHRIDLQVETHRGDVLFGFMAKASNDLVTIDACPIADPRIGERLASLRAALRELALGRGARFRMRVVVDEMSGVVIALPADEDQRETHSWALVNDTTSDAWRRIERVPEFAFPGDGYELRYPPACFTQVNPGVNRLLIDAVLRAIAPRDGLAVLELYCGIGNFTIPLALAGASVVGVESDGAAARCARANAMRLGLGRVEIRTLTAQGACAQARSRREPFDAVLADPPRAGLGERTARDLCETRPMRIAYVSCDLDALAADLKILAGQGYRIRAVTPFDMFPQTRHVEVLVELGLV, from the coding sequence ATGAGCAAATCGAAAAAACCGACGCCGGCGGTTCGGCCCGGCGACCGGATCGCGGTGCGTTTCGATGCCGTCGCGCACACCGGCGCGGCGAAGGGCACGCCGACCGATTCCGCCCTCGTGGGCCTTGTCGTCTTCTGCCCTGGCATGGCGCCGGGCGATGAGGCGGATGTCGTCGTGGTCTCGGCTGATGGTCGTTACATCGTCGCCACACCCGACGCCGATGCGCCCCGCCGCGGGGATTCGCCCTTGCGCGTCGAGGCGTCGTGCCCCGTCGCTTCGCGTTGCGGCGGTTGCGATTTCCAGCACATCGACATCGCGGCTCAGCGGGGCTTCAAGCGCGAGTTCGTCGAGTATCGATTGAAACGATCCGTCGCCGCGTTGCCCGAGATCGCAGACTGCGTCGCGTCGCCCGTCGCGCTTGACTATCGGCACCGGATCGACCTGCAAGTCGAGACGCACCGTGGCGACGTCTTGTTCGGCTTCATGGCGAAGGCGAGCAATGACCTTGTCACCATCGACGCCTGCCCGATCGCCGACCCGCGCATCGGCGAGCGGCTGGCATCGCTGCGTGCCGCATTGCGTGAACTGGCATTGGGGCGCGGCGCGCGTTTTCGCATGCGCGTCGTTGTCGACGAAATGTCCGGCGTGGTCATCGCGCTGCCCGCGGACGAGGACCAGCGCGAGACGCACTCCTGGGCGCTCGTGAACGACACGACGAGCGATGCCTGGCGGCGCATCGAACGCGTGCCCGAGTTTGCGTTCCCCGGCGACGGATACGAACTGCGTTACCCCCCCGCGTGTTTCACGCAGGTGAATCCCGGCGTGAATCGTTTGTTGATCGACGCCGTGCTGCGCGCGATCGCGCCGCGCGACGGGCTCGCGGTGCTGGAGCTGTACTGCGGCATCGGCAATTTCACCATCCCGCTGGCGCTCGCGGGAGCGTCGGTGGTGGGCGTGGAGTCGGACGGCGCGGCGGCCCGCTGCGCTCGCGCGAACGCGATGCGACTCGGGCTCGGTCGCGTCGAGATCCGCACACTCACGGCGCAGGGCGCGTGCGCACAGGCGCGGTCCCGGCGCGAACCCTTCGACGCGGTCCTCGCCGATCCGCCCCGCGCGGGGCTCGGCGAACGCACGGCCCGCGATCTCTGTGAAACGCGGCCCATGCGCATCGCGTACGTGTCGTGCGACCTGGACGCGCTCGCTGCGGACCTGAAAATTCTGGCGGGGCAGGGCTACCGGATTCGCGCGGTGACGCCCTTCGACATGTTCCCGCAGACGCGCCACGTCGAGGTGCTGGTCGAGCTCGGCCTCGTGTGA
- a CDS encoding HEAT repeat domain-containing protein — protein MTTRLARRFALALLAAVALAGTGHFVRSQTALAQEAVAVADWKTPDYAKIFGDPDDEKDHEKRLTAYMIGVRRVKLAMPILNGVVTSHRSPMVREAAAWALGRIGDYASIAPLEKAMSDPDVRVRAAAIDAIGNYDVTDTFAILEKIANGPNGDDALLAAKALATKDDPIRKPYLARVKASRPDRFLARGRPLTAKQGNSFYVDATAGSDKNPGTLSKPFKTMGRAIKAVAGASGDRVFATSGDKQEPFRESVDVPPDKAGVLNQPTFLGAWPGRPAPIIDLTKKGKPGPTPDKVGIRIRASYTEVRGFVVRGAYSGIDIDGARGCVVAECTVERCLRHGIFFYYAPEGTIIDPRVSDTDFQGISVRSSPKAVVIGGRSINNKVNGLLFLWESDDALVHDFTAQGNQFGIGFIHGSNAGRVIRAKFEKNRDADVYTDGDSDAQMIDTAYSAASAPPETPAKK, from the coding sequence ATGACGACCCGCCTTGCGCGCCGATTCGCCCTCGCCTTGCTCGCGGCGGTCGCCCTCGCGGGGACCGGGCACTTCGTCCGATCGCAAACCGCGTTGGCGCAGGAAGCCGTCGCGGTCGCCGACTGGAAGACCCCCGACTACGCCAAAATCTTCGGCGATCCCGACGACGAAAAGGACCACGAGAAACGCCTGACGGCATACATGATCGGCGTGCGCCGGGTGAAATTGGCCATGCCGATCCTCAACGGCGTGGTGACATCGCACCGCAGCCCGATGGTGCGCGAGGCCGCCGCCTGGGCGCTCGGGCGCATCGGCGATTACGCGAGTATCGCGCCGCTGGAAAAGGCGATGTCCGACCCCGATGTGCGCGTGCGGGCAGCGGCCATCGACGCCATCGGCAACTATGACGTCACGGACACTTTCGCGATTCTCGAAAAAATCGCCAACGGACCGAACGGGGACGACGCTCTGCTTGCGGCGAAGGCGCTGGCTACGAAGGACGACCCCATCCGCAAACCGTATCTCGCGCGCGTCAAGGCGAGTCGGCCCGACCGCTTTCTCGCGCGCGGCAGGCCGCTCACCGCAAAGCAGGGCAATTCGTTTTACGTCGATGCGACGGCGGGTAGCGATAAAAACCCCGGCACGCTCAGTAAACCGTTCAAAACGATGGGCCGCGCGATCAAGGCCGTCGCCGGCGCGTCGGGCGACCGCGTCTTTGCGACGTCAGGTGACAAACAGGAGCCCTTTCGCGAGAGCGTGGATGTGCCGCCGGACAAAGCGGGGGTGCTCAATCAGCCGACCTTTCTCGGAGCATGGCCGGGGCGCCCTGCGCCGATCATCGACCTGACGAAAAAGGGTAAGCCCGGCCCAACGCCGGACAAGGTCGGGATTCGGATTCGCGCATCGTATACCGAGGTGCGCGGGTTTGTGGTGCGCGGCGCGTATTCGGGCATCGACATCGACGGCGCGCGCGGGTGCGTGGTCGCCGAGTGCACCGTCGAACGGTGCCTTCGCCACGGAATCTTTTTCTACTACGCCCCCGAGGGCACGATCATCGACCCGCGCGTATCGGACACGGACTTTCAGGGCATCTCGGTGCGTTCGTCGCCGAAGGCCGTGGTGATCGGCGGGCGCTCGATCAACAACAAGGTCAACGGTCTTCTGTTCCTGTGGGAGTCCGACGACGCGCTCGTCCATGATTTCACCGCGCAGGGCAACCAGTTCGGCATCGGCTTCATCCACGGGTCGAACGCTGGTCGCGTGATCCGCGCGAAGTTCGAGAAGAACCGCGACGCCGACGTCTACACGGACGGGGATTCCGACGCACAGATGATCGACACGGCTTACTCCGCCGCTTCCGCCCCGCCGGAGACGCCGGCGAAGAAGTAG
- a CDS encoding riboflavin synthase — protein sequence MFTGLIEDIGTVESTASRGSGLRLAVRTNAIDAKTLAMGESISIDGYCQTVVEIGAHGFSVDVGRETLAKTTAGKLRAGHRINLERAVRLGDRLGGHWVAGHVDGVGEVSRVERSPDFVVFHVEAPPEVARYLIPKGSIAMQGVSLTVNTCDGSAFSVGIIPHTLAQTTLSDLREGSPVNLEADIIGKYVEKLVNAAQGRETDGVTREFLAKHGFA from the coding sequence ATGTTCACCGGACTCATCGAGGATATCGGCACGGTCGAGAGCACGGCGAGCCGCGGCAGCGGGCTGCGCCTTGCGGTGCGCACGAATGCGATCGACGCGAAGACACTCGCGATGGGTGAGTCGATCAGCATCGACGGCTACTGTCAGACCGTCGTCGAGATCGGCGCTCATGGATTTTCGGTTGATGTCGGTCGCGAAACTCTAGCCAAGACCACCGCGGGCAAGCTGCGCGCGGGCCACCGCATCAATCTGGAGCGTGCGGTGCGCCTCGGCGACCGACTCGGCGGACACTGGGTGGCTGGGCACGTGGACGGCGTGGGCGAGGTCAGCCGCGTGGAACGCTCGCCCGACTTCGTCGTGTTTCATGTCGAAGCGCCACCCGAGGTCGCGCGCTATCTGATCCCCAAGGGCTCGATCGCGATGCAGGGCGTCAGCCTGACCGTGAACACATGCGATGGATCGGCTTTTTCCGTCGGCATCATCCCGCACACGCTCGCGCAGACGACGCTCTCCGATCTGCGCGAGGGTTCACCGGTGAATCTCGAAGCCGACATCATCGGAAAGTACGTCGAGAAGCTGGTGAATGCGGCGCAGGGACGCGAGACGGACGGCGTCACACGCGAATTCCTCGCGAAGCATGGGTTCGCATGA
- the ribD gene encoding bifunctional diaminohydroxyphosphoribosylaminopyrimidine deaminase/5-amino-6-(5-phosphoribosylamino)uracil reductase RibD, which yields MNAPAIDVEALMRRAIALARLGEGFVHPNPLVGAVLAKNGEIIGEGYHMEVGRPHAEINAIAAARAAGHDVAGASMIVTLEPCAHFGRTPPCVEALVAAGIAHVFLGMIDPNPRVSGRGIGYLRENGVGVTERVLQAECAAINTAFVKYITTRRPYVIIKAAMTLDGKIATRTGASRWISSEESLRYAHELRRTHQAILVGAGTVHHDDPQLTCRLDGVRVRHPVRIVVDGRLSISEDARVVSGGLPGITVIATTAASDEAKRRRLTDAGCEVLMLPGEGGKIDFRDLMNALGEMKVASLMIEGGATMLAAALDADVVDRIHLVIAPKIFGGRDAPSVIGGRGVDEVADAWRLADVKVSRLGDDVLVEGDVRRGGIAPDVTGL from the coding sequence ATGAACGCCCCCGCCATCGACGTCGAAGCCCTCATGCGTCGGGCGATCGCCCTCGCGCGCCTGGGCGAGGGCTTCGTGCACCCCAACCCGCTCGTCGGCGCGGTCCTCGCGAAGAACGGAGAAATCATCGGCGAGGGCTACCACATGGAGGTGGGACGCCCGCACGCCGAGATCAACGCCATCGCCGCCGCCCGCGCCGCCGGCCACGACGTCGCAGGCGCGTCCATGATCGTCACGCTGGAGCCATGCGCGCACTTCGGGCGCACGCCGCCGTGCGTCGAGGCGCTCGTCGCGGCGGGCATCGCGCATGTTTTCCTCGGCATGATCGACCCTAATCCGCGCGTGTCAGGCCGCGGCATCGGGTATCTGCGCGAAAACGGCGTCGGCGTCACCGAGCGCGTACTGCAGGCGGAATGCGCCGCGATCAACACGGCATTCGTCAAATACATCACCACTCGCCGGCCTTACGTCATCATCAAGGCCGCCATGACGCTCGACGGCAAAATCGCCACGCGCACCGGCGCCTCCCGCTGGATCAGCTCGGAGGAGTCGCTGCGTTACGCGCACGAATTGCGCCGGACCCATCAGGCGATTCTCGTCGGCGCGGGCACGGTGCACCACGACGATCCGCAACTCACCTGCCGTCTCGACGGCGTGCGAGTGCGTCATCCTGTGCGCATCGTGGTGGATGGGCGTCTCTCGATCAGCGAAGACGCTCGCGTGGTCTCGGGCGGACTGCCGGGCATCACGGTCATCGCCACGACCGCAGCGTCGGACGAGGCAAAACGCCGCCGCCTGACCGACGCCGGGTGCGAGGTCTTGATGCTGCCCGGCGAGGGTGGGAAGATCGATTTTCGCGACCTCATGAACGCGCTGGGCGAGATGAAGGTGGCGAGCCTGATGATCGAGGGCGGGGCGACGATGCTGGCCGCGGCGCTCGACGCCGACGTGGTGGACCGAATCCATCTCGTGATCGCGCCGAAGATCTTCGGCGGGCGCGACGCGCCGAGCGTGATCGGCGGGCGCGGCGTGGACGAGGTGGCCGACGCATGGCGCCTTGCGGACGTCAAGGTTTCGCGCCTGGGCGACGACGTGCTGGTCGAGGGCGACGTGCGGCGCGGCGGGATCGCTCCGGACGTGACGGGGTTGTAA
- the nrdR gene encoding transcriptional repressor NrdR: MRCPYCQSLDNRVMDSRFREGNNVVRRRRKCSKCGRRFTTYERVGDMHPAVVKKDGRREDFDRDKILAGVRRACEKLPVSVEQVEEVVYRVERRVCDMGEKEVSTRVIGDQVMSELRALSDVAYVRFASVYMVFNAADDFEKVIHRLRKAKDAPAPRKSKDAPAPAKAKSAPSAKGRKKAG, encoded by the coding sequence ACAACCGGGTGATGGATTCGCGGTTCCGCGAGGGCAACAACGTGGTGCGCCGGCGGCGGAAATGCTCCAAGTGCGGGCGGCGCTTCACGACCTACGAGCGCGTCGGCGACATGCACCCCGCCGTGGTGAAAAAGGACGGGCGACGCGAGGACTTCGACCGCGACAAGATTCTCGCGGGCGTGCGCCGTGCTTGCGAAAAGCTGCCGGTCAGCGTCGAGCAGGTCGAAGAGGTGGTGTACCGCGTCGAGCGCCGCGTGTGCGACATGGGCGAAAAAGAGGTGAGCACGCGCGTCATCGGCGATCAGGTGATGTCCGAACTTCGCGCGCTCAGCGACGTCGCCTACGTGCGTTTCGCGTCCGTCTATATGGTCTTCAACGCGGCGGACGACTTCGAAAAGGTCATCCACCGCCTGCGCAAGGCCAAGGACGCCCCCGCACCGCGCAAGTCCAAGGATGCTCCGGCACCCGCGAAAGCGAAATCCGCTCCAAGCGCCAAGGGCCGCAAGAAGGCCGGATGA